The Neorhodopirellula lusitana genome contains a region encoding:
- a CDS encoding phenylacetate--CoA ligase family protein, producing MSSDVRCQAATYSPSLVERFYRGIVLPGFDSVVKGRKTFQFADELNQSQWWPVEKIEELQSRRLSSLIEFCWQHSCHYRDAWTQAGLKASDIDSAGDLSKLPLTTRETMRDHASRIRTWLHGQASVVKSTGGSSGSPLRFTIDTEANDRRVAAALRGYAMAGGGPGTKQVHLWGGAIGDQGPLRAAKEYVYSRWLNRRVMLDSFGLCDSNAERFVRQINRHRPDVLVAYTNPIDTLSRIVLERDLSVHQPRAIITGAEKLHVHQRQRIEEAFGAPVFETYGSREFTLIGAECSEHAGLHLTSENLIVEVVDEDGRPTPEGEEGDIAVTDLWNRSTPFVRYLIGDRAVAGLERCPCGRGLPLLRKVVGRQLDMLPTLDGRRLPGEFFPHLIKDFVSIRQFQVVQRTIDEVVLKVIVDQRWSSEQADRLHALVSEGVGRTTRLRIEEVAAIPVTKQGKHRVVVSHVVERSIPQVSRAEVA from the coding sequence ATGAGTTCAGACGTGCGATGTCAAGCTGCGACGTACTCGCCTAGCCTGGTTGAACGTTTCTATCGGGGAATTGTTTTGCCAGGTTTTGATTCGGTCGTGAAGGGCCGCAAAACCTTCCAGTTTGCTGATGAGCTTAACCAATCGCAGTGGTGGCCGGTTGAGAAGATCGAGGAACTGCAGTCTCGACGTTTGAGTTCTTTGATTGAGTTTTGTTGGCAACACTCGTGTCATTACCGGGACGCGTGGACGCAGGCTGGTTTGAAGGCTTCCGACATCGACAGTGCGGGTGATCTGTCAAAGTTGCCGCTGACTACGCGTGAGACGATGCGTGACCATGCTTCTCGAATTCGTACGTGGTTGCATGGGCAGGCGAGCGTTGTGAAGTCGACAGGTGGATCGAGCGGGAGTCCGCTGCGATTTACGATCGATACCGAGGCCAATGACCGCCGGGTTGCTGCGGCATTGCGAGGGTATGCGATGGCGGGCGGTGGACCAGGAACGAAGCAGGTCCATCTTTGGGGCGGAGCGATTGGGGACCAGGGGCCGTTGCGTGCGGCGAAAGAATATGTCTATTCGCGTTGGCTGAATCGGCGAGTGATGCTGGACAGCTTTGGTCTATGCGATTCCAACGCGGAACGATTTGTCAGGCAGATCAATCGACATCGGCCCGATGTCTTGGTCGCGTATACCAATCCGATCGACACGTTGTCACGGATCGTGCTAGAGCGAGACCTGAGCGTTCATCAACCACGCGCCATTATCACCGGTGCGGAGAAGTTGCACGTTCATCAGAGGCAACGCATTGAAGAAGCGTTTGGGGCCCCTGTTTTTGAAACGTATGGATCCCGTGAGTTCACGTTGATTGGTGCGGAGTGTTCGGAGCATGCTGGGTTGCACTTGACCAGCGAGAATTTGATCGTCGAAGTGGTTGATGAGGATGGACGACCGACACCGGAGGGTGAGGAAGGCGACATTGCCGTGACGGACTTGTGGAACCGTTCGACGCCGTTCGTACGTTACTTGATCGGTGACCGGGCGGTTGCGGGTTTGGAACGTTGTCCGTGTGGGCGAGGTCTACCGCTATTGCGCAAGGTGGTCGGTCGTCAGTTGGACATGCTCCCAACGTTGGATGGTCGTCGATTGCCCGGTGAGTTTTTCCCGCATTTGATTAAGGATTTCGTTTCCATACGGCAGTTCCAGGTGGTGCAGCGAACCATTGATGAAGTGGTTTTGAAGGTGATCGTTGATCAACGTTGGTCGAGCGAGCAGGCTGATCGACTACACGCGTTGGTAAGTGAGGGCGTTGGGCGGACCACGCGATTGCGGATTGAAGAAGTTGCCGCGATTCCGGTGACAAAGCAGGGGAAACATCGTGTCGTCGTTAGCCATGTTGTCGAGCGATCGATTCCGCAGGTATCCCGAGCGGAGGTCGCATGA